A single region of the Epinephelus moara isolate mb chromosome 16, YSFRI_EMoa_1.0, whole genome shotgun sequence genome encodes:
- the racgap1 gene encoding rac GTPase-activating protein 1, with product METAVMSLQTLYDKLRTQVDVLSENIEPNFIQMAQNFDECRRKWLRAEQDLGSCKEVLTKAETERGALEVKLKHARNQVDVEIRRRQKAEADCEKLERQIQLIRDLLTSEGSSNSIQLSAEQRSALAFLSTNCQAAAASLNTSRRLATIDESASILSDISYDKTDDSLDWDSSTVRTVRLKKREKRRSSRNHVDGPPVASKRSRSTGRTSERGNETLVTKTTVTVPANGGPVEAVSTIETVPYWTRSRRKTAAMEWDSESVKSEDVFKQPGNPEGERKVAPSTPQSHGGVRHHEFVSKTVIKPESCVPCGKRIKFGKISLKCRDCRVVSHPECRERCPLPCIPNLGATPVKIGEGVLADYVPDTSPMIPPLVVHCISEIEQRGMHEAGLYRLSGSDRTVKDLKEKFLRSKTVPVLSKVDDINAITGLLKDFLRNLKEPLLTFRLNRTFMEAAEVSDDDNSIALMYQTISDLPQPNRDTLAFLVRHLQRVADSLDTRMDVSNLARVFGPTIVGHAVPNPDPMTILQDTKRQPKVVERLLALPEDYWGQFVMVENEQPNLNHLIIENANCYATPERMSILGPLTTPEHQLNKTPSSSSLSQRMKSTLTPRFGSKSKSAVGFSGQGKFFASPLLK from the exons ATGGAGACTGCTGTGATGAGCCTCCAGACCTTATATGATAAGCTGAGGACACAAGTTGACGTTCTCAGTGAGAACATTGAACCCA ACTTCATCCAGATGGCACAAAACTTTGATGAGTGCCGACGCAAATGGCTGAGGGCAGAGCAGGATCTGGGCTCTTGCAAAGAGGTGCTCACCAAagcggagacagagagaggagcttTGGAGGTCAAACTGAAACATGCCCGCAACCAAGTGGATGTGGAGATCCGGCGCAGACAAAAGGCTGAGGCAGACTGTGAGAAGTTG GAGCGTCAAATTCAGTTGATTCGGGACCTTCTCACTAGTGAGGGATCCTCCAACAGCATCCAGCTGAGTGCAGAGCAGCGCTCAGCTTTGGCCTTTCTGAGCACGAACTGccaggcagcagcagccagccTGAACACCAGCCGGAG ACTGGCCACGATCGATGAGTCTGCCTCCATCTTGTCAGATATCAGCTACGACAAAACCGATGACTCTCTC GACTGGGACTCCTCCACTGTGAGGACAGTGCGACtcaagaaaagagaaaaaagg CGCTCCTCGAGAAATCATGTCGATGGTCCTCCAGTTGCCTCCAAACGATCTCGATCAACAGGCAGAACTTCAGAGAGG GGAAATGAGACCCTTGTGACAAAGACCACAGTGACCGTCCCTGCAAATGGAGGACCTGTGGAGGCAGTTTCTACCATTGAGACTGTTCCTTACTGGACTCGCAGCAGGAGAAAGACCG CCGCCATGGAGTGGGACTCTGAATCAGTCAAGTCTGAGGATGTCTTCAAGCAGCCTGGCAACcctgagggagagagaaaagtggCGCCCAGCACTCCTCAGAGCCATGGGGGTGTCCGTCATCATGAGTTTGTCTCCAAAACT GTCATCAAGCCTGAATCATGCGTGCCCTGTGGAAAGAGGATCAAGTTTGGCAAGATTTCACTGAAGTGCCGTGACTGCAGGGTGGTCTCGCACCCGGAGTGTCGCGAGCGTTGCCCTCTGCCATGCATCCCCAACCTGGGTGCCACACCAGTCAAAATCGGGGAG GGTGTGCTTGCAGACTACGTCCCTGACACATCACCCATGATTCCCCCTCTGGTGGTCCACTGTATCAGTGAGATCGAGCAAAGAGGCATGCATGAG GCTGGACTGTACCGTCTGTCCGGTTCTGACCGCACAGTAAAGGACCTGAAGGAGAAGTTTCTACGCAGCAAAACAGTCCCCGTGCTCAGCAAGGTGGACGATATCAATGCCATCACTGGCCTCCTAAAGGACTTCCTGAGGAACCTGAAGGAGCCTCTTCTCACCTTCCGCCTCAACCGTACTTTCATGGAGGCAgccg AGGTTTCAGATGACGACAACAGCATAGCTCTGATGTACCAGACCATCAGTGACCTGCCGCAGCCCAACAGAGACACGCTGGCTTTCTTAGTCCGTCATCTTCAGAG AGTGGCTGACAGTTTGGACACGAGGATGGACGTCAGTAACTTGGCTCGGGTGTTTGGTCCAACTATTGTGGGGCACGCAGTTCCAAACCCTGACCCAATGACAATCCTTCAGGACACCAAAAGACAACCCAAG GTTGTGGAACGCCTGTTGGCTCTGCCTGAGGATTACTGGGGACAGTTTGTGATGGTGGAAAACGAGCAGCCGAACTTGAACCACCTGATCATTGAGAACGCAAACTGCTACGCCACCCCCGAGAGAA TGAGCATACTGGGACCTCTGACAACTCCAGAGCACCAGCTCAATAAAACcccctcctccagctccttgtCTCAGCGCATGAAGTCCACTCTGACACCCAG ATTTGGAAGCAAGAGCAAATCGGCAGTCGGATTTTCTGGCCAAGGAAAATTCTTTGCATCTCCTCTCCTTAAATAA
- the si:ch211-210c8.6 gene encoding uncharacterized protein si:ch211-210c8.6 → MCFCRRSGSMTNYQIPALLADLQDMIMGSTLAKCAVTDLGIQWAGWALAAAFRTEKFYDLAGSGTFILLAHLSRIWGGASHVRQKVQTGLVTAWGLRLGTFLFMRILKDGHDRRFNNVRDSPGTFFVYWSIQAVWVFMTLLPTLMLNSEKRDVPLGTRDYIGWTIWGLGFAAEAIADQQKWLFKRDPDNAGKFIQSGLWAYSRHPNYFGEILQWSGLWLSASSVMEGSQYLSVASPLFVWFLLRYVSGIPILEKQAMKKWGSDPGFQDYIKNTPLLWPWPKF, encoded by the exons atgtgtttttgtcgGAGGAGTGGCTCTATGACAAACTATCAGATCCCCGCGCTGCTCGCCGACCTGCAGGACATGATCATGGGGAGCACGCTGGCCAAATGTGCCGTCACCGACCTGGGCATCCAGTGGGCCGGCTGGGCCCTGGCTGCTGCCTTCAGGACCGAGAAGTTTTATGATCTGGCAG gATCGGGCACTTTTATACTACTTGCCCACCTGAGTCGTATCTGGGGAGGAGCCAGTCATGTCCGTCAGAAGGTGCAGACTGGGTTGGTGACAGCATGGGGACTCAG GCTGGGTACATTCCTCTTCATGCGGATCTTGAAGGACGGTCATGATCGCAGGTTCAACAATGTCAGAGACAGCCCAGGGACTTTCTTTGTATATTGGAGTATTCAAG CCGTATGGGTATTTATgaccctcctgcccaccctcaTGCTGAACAGTGAGAAGCGAGATGTGCCTCTGGGAACGAGGGACTACATTGGCTGGACTATTTGGGGCCTTGGCTTCGCTGCTGAGGCTATTGCTGACCAGCAGAAATGGCTTTTCAAGCGTGACCCAGATAATGCT GGGAAATTCATCCAGAGTGGGCTGTGGGCTTACAGCAGACATCCGAACTATTTTGGAGAGATCCTGCAATGGTCTGGCCTCTGGCTCTCTGCCTCATCAGTGATGGAGGGTTCCCAGTATCTGAGTGTGGCATCGCCTCTCTTCGTCTGGTTCCTGCTGCGTTACGTCAGCGGTATCCCCATCCTGGAGAAGCAGGCCATGAAGAAGTGGGGGTCTGACCCAGGCTTCCAGGACTACATCAAGAACACTCCTCTGCTCTGGCCATGGCCTAAATTTTAA